The proteins below come from a single Salinilacihabitans rarus genomic window:
- a CDS encoding DUF7119 family protein gives MTDDRPGRRRAGEDDRDRDCTVPTDRESPVGTPVIRGDESVTGSRAREAVQFDPADPESLAEAARTVAEFAAGGGDDDHLFMLRGAAGCAALVRGEGSYKAAAERASAVVDDGEPVPVSFIRKWARVHDLPRSVRRQVALGTIAPSAAKHIARVGGADRLLLAWATLDCDLTVREVRRVASAVNDGTPIERALADRGVVLGRLELTLPAATYRDLRRQASLEGVDPDVIVAAALDAYLD, from the coding sequence ATGACCGACGACCGTCCCGGCCGACGACGGGCAGGCGAGGACGACCGGGACCGGGACTGCACGGTCCCCACCGACCGCGAGTCGCCCGTGGGCACGCCGGTGATCCGGGGCGACGAGTCGGTCACCGGCAGCCGCGCCCGCGAGGCCGTCCAGTTCGACCCGGCCGACCCCGAGAGCCTCGCCGAGGCGGCCCGGACCGTCGCGGAGTTCGCCGCCGGCGGCGGCGACGACGACCACCTGTTCATGCTCCGGGGCGCGGCCGGCTGTGCCGCCCTCGTCCGCGGGGAGGGGTCGTACAAGGCCGCCGCCGAGCGCGCGAGCGCCGTCGTCGACGACGGCGAGCCCGTCCCCGTCTCGTTCATCCGCAAGTGGGCCCGCGTCCACGACCTCCCGCGGTCCGTCCGGCGGCAGGTCGCCCTCGGCACCATCGCCCCCTCCGCGGCGAAGCACATCGCCCGCGTCGGCGGGGCGGACCGCCTCCTGCTCGCGTGGGCGACCCTCGACTGTGACCTGACCGTCCGCGAGGTGCGCCGCGTGGCCAGCGCCGTCAACGACGGCACCCCCATCGAGCGCGCGCTCGCCGACCGCGGCGTCGTCCTCGGCCGACTCGAACTCACCCTCCCGGCGGCGACCTACCGCGACCTGCGCCGGCAGGCCTCCCTCGAGGGCGTCGACCCCGACGTGATCGTCGCCGCGGCACTCGACGCCTACCTCGACTGA
- a CDS encoding M20/M25/M40 family metallo-hydrolase: MDFATRWDDELRSVVERLCRFETVAGAEADAQRWLRERLGEYGFETYEWEADPATLAAHPSFPDDPDAIDAEGRPSVAGVREFGDPDAGPTLVLNGHVDVVPAGSGWEGDPFEPRWDGDRLTARGAADMKASLGACLFAARHVAETATDLDGRLVVESVVGEEEGGVGTAAATLESPYPFERDAAIVAEPTELRPVTATEGSLMARLRLDGRSAHAASRWRGESVLPHFERIRRAFADLERERGERVTHPLYEEYPVPWPVCVGRVEAGRWASSVADELVAEVRIGVAPGETVAEVEREFEARFAEVVADDPWLEAHPPTFERFSIQFEPAEVDPDETVVRAVRSGMEAVGLDGTAPRGATYGADNRHFVEAGVPAVVFGPGSVDRAHFPEESVDWEEVLLAGEVLSRAATTFLERDG, from the coding sequence ATGGACTTCGCGACGCGCTGGGACGACGAGTTACGATCGGTCGTCGAACGGTTGTGCCGGTTCGAGACGGTCGCGGGCGCGGAAGCCGACGCCCAGCGGTGGCTGCGCGAGCGCCTCGGGGAGTACGGCTTCGAGACCTACGAGTGGGAGGCCGACCCGGCGACGCTTGCGGCCCACCCGTCGTTTCCGGACGACCCGGACGCCATCGACGCCGAGGGGCGGCCGAGCGTCGCGGGCGTCCGCGAGTTCGGCGACCCGGACGCCGGGCCGACGCTCGTGTTGAACGGGCACGTCGACGTCGTTCCGGCCGGCAGCGGGTGGGAGGGCGACCCGTTCGAACCCCGGTGGGACGGCGACCGACTGACGGCCCGGGGGGCGGCCGACATGAAGGCCAGTCTGGGTGCGTGTCTCTTCGCGGCCCGGCACGTAGCCGAGACGGCGACGGACCTCGACGGACGACTCGTCGTCGAGAGCGTCGTCGGCGAGGAGGAAGGCGGCGTCGGGACGGCGGCCGCGACGCTGGAGAGCCCGTATCCGTTCGAACGCGACGCCGCGATCGTCGCCGAGCCGACCGAGTTGCGGCCGGTGACGGCGACCGAGGGGAGCCTGATGGCGCGGCTGCGACTGGACGGTCGCTCCGCGCACGCGGCCTCGCGCTGGCGCGGCGAGTCGGTCCTCCCGCACTTCGAGCGGATCCGGCGGGCGTTCGCGGACCTCGAACGCGAGCGGGGCGAGCGCGTGACCCATCCGCTGTACGAGGAGTACCCGGTTCCGTGGCCGGTCTGCGTCGGGCGGGTCGAGGCCGGCCGGTGGGCGTCGTCGGTCGCGGACGAACTCGTCGCCGAGGTCCGGATCGGCGTCGCGCCCGGGGAGACGGTCGCCGAAGTCGAACGCGAGTTCGAGGCGCGCTTCGCCGAGGTCGTCGCCGACGACCCGTGGCTGGAAGCGCATCCGCCGACGTTCGAGCGGTTCTCCATCCAGTTCGAACCCGCCGAGGTAGACCCCGACGAGACCGTCGTCCGGGCGGTCAGATCGGGGATGGAGGCGGTCGGCCTCGACGGCACGGCCCCGCGGGGGGCGACCTACGGCGCGGACAACCGCCACTTCGTCGAGGCCGGCGTCCCGGCGGTGGTGTTCGGGCCGGGCAGCGTCGATCGGGCGCACTTCCCGGAGGAGAGCGTCGACTGGGAGGAGGTGCTGCTCGCGGGTGAGGTGCTCTCGCGGGCGGCGACGACGTTTCTCGAACGCGACGGCTGA